A single Cannabis sativa cultivar Pink pepper isolate KNU-18-1 chromosome 7, ASM2916894v1, whole genome shotgun sequence DNA region contains:
- the LOC115697367 gene encoding serine/threonine-protein kinase ATG1c isoform X2 produces the protein MAPEIMQLQKYDAKADLWSVGAILFQFVTGKTPFTGNNQIQLLQNIVKSTELNFPPDSNNFLSSECKDLCQKLLRRNPVERLTFEEFFNHPFLSQKLPNDSLRSRGSTTRIVTGFPLSDSNPVKKTDANSQEDCLPFFLDDDSSGPEGSPSYSRRPSMKSTIGFSLETKNERREPPSFDTKIDRLAMAPTTSNNIDPIFQYKTASPKESYNIRPDSHKSSVKILHDPIKLTSQKPINARPRVVDSLEFSDQDYVLVSGPPVDVSSSSGSTTKPSHFPYKLESPPKASAATISTAPLPIIGATNSNICRMESMESQSSGPGTSQGSTDMDTLEQPSTNCMIRLKSLQKCAAAITELVNDKIEADKQLEAFSIQLVILAIWKQALHICHTQAASDMEGSPNQETTRLKSASKKNSSPDAEECSDVNTLGPEDISPQIEREFLREVEHAEELAKIIKPGNIEMPDPMETIFQSALAFGKHGGVDELMGDMESAAVFYSKAVRLLVFLLIEAPSLILNPPFSLTSSDRYRLRNYIDILNNRQGYSRSQRMAILKCGEQQCSSS, from the exons ATGGCTCCTGAGATAATGCAACTGCAAAAATATGATGCGAAG GCAGATCTATGGAGTGTTGGGgcaattttatttcagtttgtAACCGGAAAAACTCCATTTACTGGAAACAATCAAATACag TTGCTCCAAAACATTGTGAAATCAACTGAATTAAATTTTCCTCCAGATAGTAATAACTTTTTGAGTTCCGAGTGCAAAGACTTGTGCCAAAAATTGTTGCGTCGTAATCCAG TGGAGCGGTTGACATTTGAAGAGTTCTTTAACCATCCGTTTCTATCTCAAAAGCTGCCAAATGACTCGTTAAG GAGTAGGGGCTCAACAACGAGAATAGTTACAGGATTTCCACTATCTGATAGCAACCCGGTAAAGAAAACAGATGCAAATTCTCAGGAGGATTGCTTGCCTTTCTTCTTAGATGATGATTCAAGTGGTCCGGAGGGGAGTCCTTCTTACTCAAGGAGGCCCTCAATGAAGTCTACTATTGGATTTTCTCTTGAAACAAAAAATGAGAGACGTGAACCTCCATCTTTTGATACAAAAATTGATAGGCTTGCAATGGCACCTACTACGTCTAACAACATTGATCCTATATTCCAATACAAGACTGCAAGCCCCAAAGAATCTTATAATATTAGGCCGGACAGCCATAAATCATCTGTTAAAATTCTACATGATCCTATTAAACTCACAAGCCAAAAACCAATAAATGCCCGCCCAAGAG TTGTTGATTCACTGGAGTTTAGTGATCAAGACTATGTACTTGTCTCTGGACCACCTGTTGATGTGTCATCATCGTCAGGCAGTACAACCAAGCCAAGCCATTTTCCATACAAATTAGAGAGTCCACCTAAAGCATCTGCAGCTACAATTTCAACAGCGCCCTTGCCAATCATTGGTGCCACTAATAGTAATATTTGCCGCATGGAAAGCATGGAAAGTCAGAGCTCTGGTCCAGGGACTTCCCAAGGATCAACGGATATGGATACTTTGGAGCAGCCATCAACGAACTGCATGATAAGGCTAAAGTCTTTGCAGAAGTGTGCAGCTGCTATAACAGAATTAGTTAATGATAAG ATTGAGGCTGATAAGCAACTTGAAGCATTCTCAATCCAGCTTGTAATTCTTGCAATTTGGAAGCAAGCATTGCATATATGCCACACGCAAGCTGCCTCGGATATGGAAGGAAGTCCAAACCAAGAGACTACGAGATTGAAGAGTGCCAGCAAGAAGAACAGTAGCCCTGATGCAGAGGAATGTTCTGATGTTAACACTCTAGGGCCTGAGGATATTTCCCCTCAGATTGAGAGAGAATTTCTGAGAGAGGTTGAACATGCTGAAGAGCTTGCAAAGATTATCAAGCCTG GGAATATAGAGATGCCAGATCCAATGGAAACAATCTTTCAATCTGCTCTTGCTTTTGGGAAACACGGGGGT GTAGATGAGTTAATGGGTGACATGGAAAGTGCAGCAGTATTTTACTCGAAAGCTGTTCGGTTGTTAGTCTTCCTTCTAATCGAAGCGCCATCCCTCATTCTAAACCCTCCTTTCTCTCTGACGAGTTCAGACCGGTATAGGCTCCGAAATTACATTGACATACTTAATAACAGGCAAGGTTATTCGAGATCACAGAGGATGGCTATCTTAAAGTGTGGGGAACAAcaatgttcctcttcttga
- the LOC115697367 gene encoding serine/threonine-protein kinase ATG1c isoform X1 yields the protein MAQANGRGRVVGDYLVGRQIGSGSFSVVWHARHRVHGTEVAIKEIATSRLNKKLQESLMSEIFILKKINHPNIIQLHDIIEAPGKIHLVLEYCKGGDLSMYIQRHGRVPETTAKHFMQQLAAGLQILRDNNLIHRDLKPQNLLLSTHEDSAVLKIADFGFARSLQPRGLAETLCGSPLYMAPEIMQLQKYDAKADLWSVGAILFQFVTGKTPFTGNNQIQLLQNIVKSTELNFPPDSNNFLSSECKDLCQKLLRRNPVERLTFEEFFNHPFLSQKLPNDSLRSRGSTTRIVTGFPLSDSNPVKKTDANSQEDCLPFFLDDDSSGPEGSPSYSRRPSMKSTIGFSLETKNERREPPSFDTKIDRLAMAPTTSNNIDPIFQYKTASPKESYNIRPDSHKSSVKILHDPIKLTSQKPINARPRVVDSLEFSDQDYVLVSGPPVDVSSSSGSTTKPSHFPYKLESPPKASAATISTAPLPIIGATNSNICRMESMESQSSGPGTSQGSTDMDTLEQPSTNCMIRLKSLQKCAAAITELVNDKIEADKQLEAFSIQLVILAIWKQALHICHTQAASDMEGSPNQETTRLKSASKKNSSPDAEECSDVNTLGPEDISPQIEREFLREVEHAEELAKIIKPGNIEMPDPMETIFQSALAFGKHGGVDELMGDMESAAVFYSKAVRLLVFLLIEAPSLILNPPFSLTSSDRYRLRNYIDILNNRQGYSRSQRMAILKCGEQQCSSS from the exons ATGGCTCAGGCGAACGGGAGAGGAAGAGTGGTCGGAGATTATCTGGTGGGCCGGCAAATCGGGTCGGGTTCTTTCTCGGTGGTGTGGCACGCGAGGCACCGCGTCCATGGAACTGAGGTGGCTATCAAGGAAATCGCCACGAGCCGGCTCAACAAGAAGTTGCAGGAAAGTTTAATGTCTGAGATCTTTATCTTGAAGAAGATTAACCATCCCAATATAATTCAGTTGCACGATATTATTGAG GCGCCTGGGAAGATACATCTTGTGCTGGAATACTGTAAAGGTGGTGATCTTTCCATGTATATCCAACGACATGGAAGAGTCCCAGAAACAACTGCTAAGCATTTTATGCAGCAGCTAG CGGCTGGGCTACAAATTCTTCGTGACAATAATCTTATACACCGGGATCTAAAGCCACAG AATCTCCTGCTTTCTACTCATGAAGATAGTGCAGTTTTGAAGATTGCCGATTTTGGATTTGCAAG ATCTTTGCAACCTCGAGGCCTTGCAGAAACTTTATGTGGGTCTCCTCTCTACATGGCTCCTGAGATAATGCAACTGCAAAAATATGATGCGAAG GCAGATCTATGGAGTGTTGGGgcaattttatttcagtttgtAACCGGAAAAACTCCATTTACTGGAAACAATCAAATACag TTGCTCCAAAACATTGTGAAATCAACTGAATTAAATTTTCCTCCAGATAGTAATAACTTTTTGAGTTCCGAGTGCAAAGACTTGTGCCAAAAATTGTTGCGTCGTAATCCAG TGGAGCGGTTGACATTTGAAGAGTTCTTTAACCATCCGTTTCTATCTCAAAAGCTGCCAAATGACTCGTTAAG GAGTAGGGGCTCAACAACGAGAATAGTTACAGGATTTCCACTATCTGATAGCAACCCGGTAAAGAAAACAGATGCAAATTCTCAGGAGGATTGCTTGCCTTTCTTCTTAGATGATGATTCAAGTGGTCCGGAGGGGAGTCCTTCTTACTCAAGGAGGCCCTCAATGAAGTCTACTATTGGATTTTCTCTTGAAACAAAAAATGAGAGACGTGAACCTCCATCTTTTGATACAAAAATTGATAGGCTTGCAATGGCACCTACTACGTCTAACAACATTGATCCTATATTCCAATACAAGACTGCAAGCCCCAAAGAATCTTATAATATTAGGCCGGACAGCCATAAATCATCTGTTAAAATTCTACATGATCCTATTAAACTCACAAGCCAAAAACCAATAAATGCCCGCCCAAGAG TTGTTGATTCACTGGAGTTTAGTGATCAAGACTATGTACTTGTCTCTGGACCACCTGTTGATGTGTCATCATCGTCAGGCAGTACAACCAAGCCAAGCCATTTTCCATACAAATTAGAGAGTCCACCTAAAGCATCTGCAGCTACAATTTCAACAGCGCCCTTGCCAATCATTGGTGCCACTAATAGTAATATTTGCCGCATGGAAAGCATGGAAAGTCAGAGCTCTGGTCCAGGGACTTCCCAAGGATCAACGGATATGGATACTTTGGAGCAGCCATCAACGAACTGCATGATAAGGCTAAAGTCTTTGCAGAAGTGTGCAGCTGCTATAACAGAATTAGTTAATGATAAG ATTGAGGCTGATAAGCAACTTGAAGCATTCTCAATCCAGCTTGTAATTCTTGCAATTTGGAAGCAAGCATTGCATATATGCCACACGCAAGCTGCCTCGGATATGGAAGGAAGTCCAAACCAAGAGACTACGAGATTGAAGAGTGCCAGCAAGAAGAACAGTAGCCCTGATGCAGAGGAATGTTCTGATGTTAACACTCTAGGGCCTGAGGATATTTCCCCTCAGATTGAGAGAGAATTTCTGAGAGAGGTTGAACATGCTGAAGAGCTTGCAAAGATTATCAAGCCTG GGAATATAGAGATGCCAGATCCAATGGAAACAATCTTTCAATCTGCTCTTGCTTTTGGGAAACACGGGGGT GTAGATGAGTTAATGGGTGACATGGAAAGTGCAGCAGTATTTTACTCGAAAGCTGTTCGGTTGTTAGTCTTCCTTCTAATCGAAGCGCCATCCCTCATTCTAAACCCTCCTTTCTCTCTGACGAGTTCAGACCGGTATAGGCTCCGAAATTACATTGACATACTTAATAACAGGCAAGGTTATTCGAGATCACAGAGGATGGCTATCTTAAAGTGTGGGGAACAAcaatgttcctcttcttga